The DNA segment gtgttggGTTTGCGCCAGACAAAGCGTTTTCCTTGATGGGCAAAAAAGCTAAATTTTAGTCTCCTCTGACCAGagtaccttcttccatatgtttgGGGAGTCTCCCACATGCCTTTTGGCGAACGCCAAATGTGTTtcctaatttttttctttaagcaatggctttttctggccactcttccataaagcccagctctgtggagtgtacggcttaaagtggtcatatggacagatactccaatctccactgtggagctttgcagctccttcagggttatctttggtctctttgttgcctctctgattaatgccctccttgcctggtccgtgagttttggtgggcgggctctcttgccaggtttgttgtggtgccatatttttccatttttaataatggcttaaatggtgctccgtgggatgttcaaagttttggatatttttttataacccaaccctgatctgtacttctccacaactttgtccctgacctgtttggcaagatccttggtcttcatggtgccgcttgcttggtggtgccccttgcttagtggtgttgcagaatctggggcctttcagaacaggtgtatatatatactgagatcatgtgacacttagattgcacacacgtggactttatttaagtaattacgtgacttctaaaggtaattggttgcaccagattttatttagaggcttaatagcaaagggggtgaatacatatgcacgcaccacttttccgttatttatttttttacattttttgaaacaagttatttttttcatttcacttcaccaatttggactattttgtgtatgtccattacatgaaatccaaataaaaatcagttttaattccaagttgtaaggcaacaaaataggaaaaatgccaagggggggtcaatacttttgcaaggcactgtattttgttactgtactcaagtagaTTTTTGTTATCAATCAACTTTTgactttcacttattacattttacacaaatatctgtactttctacttcttacattttcaaaacaacccgttactttagttttaatccatttggtgaaataacaatattttttcatCTCATTGCGTGTTTTTAGCACATCAACATGTTtcctgagaacagagacattcctgatcacctgatcatcatcatcttgtgttctatatggtggatcttcagcctgcatacattcattaggttacaaaatttctaattcattttgtattaatatattaattaggtcTGTCAAAGTGAACCCATTaccacaaattcattttaatggcattaatttaattatcgtgtgcatttctgtttgaccagttttattaaaaatataaataaatgcatataaaagaggcaaaattaaatcCTTCAACGCGACACACGTTTCTTTATGACGGCCTTTCTTTAAtcagatgtaaaaataaatacaaaaattagttttattgatgcaccaagtctcaaatccgcaccaaaatctgccatggtgCACACATTTAACTCTTTTGGGTCGACAAATGCGCCGACGtgttttgtagaatttttttcctcataaccctgaaacaaacttaaatgacttttttgatcgtacagataagagcaatacatcattggaatctgtaaagggtctacttttatttgtatacacgtaataaaatgctgtgcttttgtaaaataaagaaatccgGCAGGGGGCACTGTTTACCATCGCTGTCATCTCTTTTTAcagacacagaaataaaacaacctgaaaaaacaATATTCTCTGAAGATGTAATCCATATGACAGTTAGAAGAgtgtttctccggtatcacctcactaaccatccgtgtggaaacatagcaaacattacgtttggtgtcctgatgaccACCATAATGGTCACCATGattactttataacatttacaaaaatattttcagtttgttttcactaataataaacatacatttgcacaaagcatccATTTGCCCATGTctgtgttgattagagtattaaaaatcttcttctttcagctgctcccattaggggtcttcacagcagatcatccgtctccataccaccctgtcctctacatctgccttcttcacgccaactacctgcatgtcttccctcaccacatccatgaacctcctccttggccttcctcttttcctccttcctggtagctccatcctcagcattctcctaccaatataactcatgtccctcctctgtgcTGCCTCCCTCAttactcctgcagtagttacccaatcatccagcacctcttcaccaccaccgagctcctgtctgacctcttcctgaaccttacactacagtcttcctccttcagtttccaccatcttattcttctttcagtcctcactctcctcctcttcttctcctcctccaaaaccatcctacagaccaccatccgatgctgtctagctacactgtcccctgccaacaccttacagtctccaatctccttcaggttgcatctcctacacagaacataatccacctgtgtgcaccttccttcactcttataggtcaccctatgatcctccttcatcttaaaatacgtgttcaccactgccatttccatccttttagcaaaatctaccaccatctgctcttccacattcctctccttaagaccatacctacccatcacctcctcatcacctcagttcccttcacctacatgcccattaaagtctgccccaatcaccaatcattcttttctaggtacaccatctaccacttcatctaattcactccagaatctttccttctcctccatctcacagccgacttgtggagcataggcactgatgacatttatcatcatccctcaacttccagcttcacgatcatcaccctatcagaaactctcttcacctccactacactcttactgtacttttccttcagaatcccccctacaccatttctctttccacccagaacagtttaaacccacctccaatgttcctggccttactccctttccacttggtctcctgaacacacaacatatctacctttctcctctccatcatatcagctacctctctccctttaccagtcatagtaccaacatttaaagtaccaacccgaacctccactcttctacacttctccttttcctgctgtctctgtagatgtcttcctcctctccttctcctccttcggccaacagtagcccaatttccaccggtaccctgtcggctaacgatacctgtggcggtcgttgttaacccgggcctcgaccgatccggtatgaaattcttatatgtgatctgcatatttgatttggcacatgttttacgctggatgcccttcctaacacaaccctccccatttaaccgggcttgggaccggcactaagagtcaTATTTTATATGAAGAGGGCGTAACGTGGgaaatatacaaaacaatttCCATACAGTTTCAGAGAGAGAAATTTAATTTAGAAAAATACAGTGACTGAAGCaggaaattaattataaaactcGAACACTTACAACAACACTATAAACAGGAACTAAAATTACTGTCTTTGTCCAAACAAAGGTGCAACCCTACCCAAAATCTCCAGGCTCCACTCCAAACCACGATCAGTCTCGTACATTGTTGCTACCTGGTGTTTTACCACATCAAACCGAGTCTTTTTTGCTCTTTACCTGTGATTCATTTGAGTCCCAATCCACTTTTCTTTTGCAATTTGGTCAACATAAATTTCTAATCTGTTCATGTAATTTATCAGATCATTTAGCCGTTCTTTATCTGCTTCTGTCACGTCCTCTGGGTTTATGTGTCCCAGCACATTCAATAATGCGTCACATAGCTCTTCCTGAAATGTGCCATACAATACTCCATTAGTGTTTATGTACAGATCCTCATGGTCAAAGTGCACTACCATGTTTCTCTGTATCTCCATTGTTGTTTCCTGGGAAAGTGTGTGGCTGCCGAATTCTTCTATTTCCTCTTTATTGTATCCTTGAAGATtaaaaatttgatatttttgtataaacttTTGCAGAACTTTGTGATGAAATTTCAGTAAGTCATTATTAAAGACATGCGCTCCTCTCTTAGTCCTTCGCTCGTCCTTGTACAGTTCCTTGTCCACTTTCTTGTCCATTTGATAATCTGTATCGATGAGCCGTATTTTTTCACACATgtccaataattttttttcactttctttctgttcttctgGAGTTAATTTTAATTCTCCTTCAGACTCTTTCAAGACACATTCCTTAATGTGCTGCTTTGTGACATCTGTggagaaaagcaaaaatatttcattactaTTTCCTTAAACACATTCATGAAATTGATTTCAGTTATATTAGTGAGAAGAAGAGcaggaataacacacacctgtcacattTTTAAGGCCAGAAACCTCAGGTGTTGCTGCTGCACCTGCTGCTCCTTCAGTCgactaaaaggaaaaaaatcaaaagaattCATGTTACCAGGAACAGACATAATGATGGACCAGGACaagcaataattataataaatatgtcCACTTCGAGAGTGGCTCTTGACCTTAAATACACAACACTTAAATACGCAACACAAACGAGGAGCAGGTGGGAGACATTAAACCGTAAGGGGCTCGGGAGTATGGAATAGGGAGTAGGGGTCCAGTGGCGGCATCTGGTGGCCAAATCACAAACCGCCCCAAAATGTCCAGACCATGACATATTTACACTTTGtataatgtacatatacattatataaagaaGGACACATGATGAACCATGCAACTGTGTGAAAATAATTCACTACCAGAGACTCATAATTATGATGGTGTTTTAGTgccacataaaaatgtatacaaaatttacaagaataaagttgaaattacgagaataaagtagGTAATATagtcaaggttttttttgtgtgtggcaCTAAAACGGCATCGTAAAAAAGAGAGGGGAACATGTGCAGGGGTCTTGATTAAATAcccattattatatatttatagaactCTGATAAGAACTGGAGTGTGCTATAGGGGCTTtaactgcttttctttttggGATATTAGAAGCATTTACTTAATAATCTGTCAGTTTTTAGATACatgatgtataaatatcacTGAGCAGCACatacttttctttcttgtgtttttgacTCACCTGAATTCCCACACTGTTTTTGATCacttcctttttctccttcactACGGCTTCATTCCCTTCGTACAGAGTGAACACCGACTCCACTGCTTCCTTTACCGTCCCGATGACTGGAATATTATCAATGAATCTGAACCACACAGTATTCACTCCAGGACTAGTGCCATTGAGCCTAGTGGCCATGGACCGAGTCAATAACCCAGAGGCAGTGTCCATGCTGTTACCCCGTCTCTCAGATGTCTCAATGATTCTCTCAGATCCTGACTCGGCTTCTGCTTTTCCCTGTTATGGCCCTGAAATGTAAGAATAGTGAGAGGAGATGTTTTACAGCGTATGGAACAttaaaaagtcaagtcaagttcaagtttatttctattgtagtTTTCACAGcggacattgtttcaaagcagttttacagaatttaagagttaagatgaatgatgtgtatttatccctgatgagcagccacacttaaactgggagagtgtgtctgagccccgaacactgtcaggaagactattccagagtttaggagctaaatgtgagaatgttctaccacctttagtggactttgctattctaggaactactagaagtccagagttttgagatctcaggagggTGACGGATTgaagcgtgttaaaagactggagagatacatgagagataaaccatttaaggttttataagtaagaagcagtagtttgaagtctatttgaaacttaacaggaagccagtgcagggatgataagattggggttatatggtgatattttctcgaccttgtaagaactcttgctgctgcattctgaactaactgaagcttgtttattaatgatgcaggacatccacctagtaatgcattacagtagtctattctggaggtcatgaacgcatggacgagcttctctgcatcagatatagacaacatgttacttaacttagaaatatttctaaggtgaaagaatcCGTTTCTGTTACATGgataatatgatttttaaaagacaagttgctgtctaaaattaTGGATCACATGGTTTGATctgttaatacacacacacacacacacacacacacacacacacacacactatatatacacagaggTCTCCGAACAAGTTCTCCCTCACTTCTCAGCGTGAGAAACAcaaggtgtggtgtgtgtgaaccGGGTAAAATGTGTGTCTCAAGGTGAATGTGTGAGACTTGAGATtcctgaattattattattattattattattattattattattattattattattaagaaacaAATCTATGGAAGCATAGAGGTCAGTAAACCTTCTGGTCATTTCAGAAAGAGAATATGAAAAAGgtctgtattttcatttttgtaaaactCCAGAACCAAACTACTAAAGAACAAGTGATTTTCCTGTTGaaacagagaaaacaggaaatgacgATTTTAATTGATGACACAGAAAGTTGACTTTTTATGTAATCAGGGGAACACGCCAAAATGAGGAACAAGATACTAAAGCTGGAAGATCAAAACAGGTTATTCAGTATGGAACCTCACCTTAATATGACGTTAGAATGGGGAAAATATGAATATCAGACTTCTTGTCAGACTATCAGACTATCTCAGACTATCTCTTGGTTTTTCAGCAAGAAATGCAAGATTTTGTGCTGAATGCTACTGTATATAGACagtataagctccgcccacttctgaCCTGAAACCACTGTGACGTAACAGAATGAAGACTACACACCAGTGTACACAACAGTGctgatttagtaaatgcacagataaacaatccCAAATCGTCTCAAATAAAAGACTGCAtgtgaaacggctttggtgtgttagtgtcagtgcactatgctacaagctattgtaaacaagctaacgttcactagataagtgatattttaatcactaataaagcagattcatggaaaattacatttttactgcaactaatttatgaatgagtctgcatcaactagattaaagagaatcgctttatttaaagtgaataaaatcccctggttaatggagttgaacattaattgagtcGCAgactgagatgaactgggaaagcaggcagtgggtcaaaccactgtgaggaagaggagggggaactcaactgtttataaatgcagtttttgtttgtatttccacttacacaattatttaggtttacatacatatattttgacTATAGAGagtgtgatatttttttaataattgtttggGGGGACGATCCTCAGAtgaggggacatgtccccccccCCTGGTATTTACGCCCATGTAGGTGGCAATTAAAACATGGAAAAATTACAGATTATAACAACAAACATTTAACTAACctaaaaaagagcaaaaagagcaaaaaagagcttgtataatttaaataaagatattaTTCCTCTCTGAGACTGAGATTCACATCAAATCACAaccagctctgaatatttggttttactttatcaaatattatttactttcattttatttgtccattgaattcTAACAGTTCTTCTACTTTCTCACTTGatcctgtaattttatttgttaattgaaataatatttttaaagattgctttactactgtaatttgtattttcttttgttcattctAGTATTTTGaagaggttgttgtgttgaCCTTTggttttgatttgtattttaagaaataaaacttcacaaatcaactgtttttgtcttttcattaaCGTGTCTTTGAGCctattatcaataaaaaaaaatgaaatgtggcTGTTGTTGGTTTAAAGAAAGTAACTATGcctaaattaaataatgcacataAGTTTGTGTATTAAAGTTAAAAGAGTCGTGttgacaaaattaaaaaaatattaatatttgagttttaaacaaataatttaagtAAAACGAATAAGTTGTGTTGCTTCTGCAGTACCGCGCTTTGGTCAGCAGGTGGAGTAATATCTGACATTCAACGCGCACTTTTCTGCTCTGTTTTTGATCAGCAGAGATTTTTCCTTGTGGACACGCCGCCAGGTGAGATTTAACTTTATGGATATATATTGAGGATGTCATTAGATTATGTTGGTTATTTGTGTATAATCTCATGTTTTGTGTGGTATTTTCATGATGTTACTGTTTTCCTTGTGTGGGTTTCACATTCATGTTAGTTACATTCTTGTTTTTTGCctcaatttaatttatattagttgaaatgtgattatttgattttaatattgGATTCTTATTATTAGAGTAATAGtaattgttagtgttaag comes from the Silurus meridionalis isolate SWU-2019-XX chromosome 3, ASM1480568v1, whole genome shotgun sequence genome and includes:
- the LOC124380414 gene encoding uncharacterized protein LOC124380414 isoform X1 gives rise to the protein MDTASGLLTRSMATRLNGTSPGVNTVWFRFIDNIPVIGTVKEAVESVFTLYEGNEAVVKEKKEVIKNSVGIQSTEGAAGAAATPEVSGLKNVTDVTKQHIKECVLKESEGELKLTPEEQKESEKKLLDMCEKIRLIDTDYQMDKKVDKELYKDERRTKRGAHVFNNDLLKFHHKVLQKFIQKYQIFNLQGYNKEEIEEFGSHTLSQETTMEIQRNMVVHFDHEDLYINTNGVLYGTFQEELCDALLNVLGHINPEDVTEADKERLNDLINYMNRLEIYVDQIAKEKWIGTQMNHR